Genomic window (Pradoshia sp. D12):
GAACCTATTTTCCTAAGCATAGCCGTTATGGTCGTCCTGGAATAATAGATGTGATTACTCAGCTACACGATACGTATATTAACGAGCCACATAAAATCGAAATGACAGGTGAGCGGATTAAAGATGCAATTATGCCACCGAAACAGGAGACATCGAGTGAGAAATTAACGATGACTGCGATCAATGCAGCTGTTCAACAATTTAAGCGGGTATTTGATGAACAGTATGGCGGGTTTGGCTCGGCTCCGAAATTTCCTACACCACATAATTTAATGTTCCTGCTGCGTTACTTCCATATGACGAAGGATCAGGAAGCATTGAATATGGTGCTAAAGACATTAGAAGGGCTATCAAGAGGTGGAATCTATGATCATATCGGATACGGGTTTTCTCGCTATTCCACTGATGAATTATACTTAGTCCCACATTTTGAAAAGATGCTATATGATAATGCCATGCTGTTAATGGCGTATACAGAAGCCTATCAGGTTACCGGAGAAAATAGCCATCAAGTGATATCTGAACAAATCATTGAATATGTTTTACGGGACATGCGACATCCTGATGGCGGATTTTACTCAGCGGAGGATGCAGATTCAGAGGGTGTGGAAGGGAAATTCTATATATGGGACTACTTTGAAATCTTTGATCACCTTGATGAAGACGTAGCAGAATTATATTGCGCTGTTTATGATATAACCCCTGAAGGAAACTTTGAAGGCGAAAATATTCCTAATCTAATTCGTGAACCAATTGACTCATTTGCTGCTCATAATGATTTAGACGCAGCAGAAGTTCGTAAACAATTGGAGGAAGCAAGGAAAGTCTTATTTAATGTTCGCGAGGAGCGGGTTCATCCGCATAAGGATGACAAAATATTGACTGCCTGGAACGGATTAATGATTGCCGCTCTAGCCAAAGCTGGTAGAGTTTACAATCATCAGGAAGCACTGGTTGCAGCAAAAAGTGCTATCCAATTTATTGAACAGAATTTAATCGTGGATGGAAGAGTCATGGTCCGATACAGAGATGGTGAGGTTAAGCAGGAAGGATTTATTGATGACTATGCGTATCTTCTTTGGGCTTACATTGAACTCTATGAAACGACATTTGATTTATCCTATCTCAAAAAAGCAAAAACACTTACGCATCAAATGATCGAATTATTTTGGGATGGGGAAAATGGTGGATTCTATTTTTATGGAGAGGATAATGAGGAATTGCTGATCCGTCCAAAAGATGTATATGATGGAGCATTACCATCCGGGAATAGTGTCGCAACCTTACAAATGCTAAGGCTGGCTCGTTTAACTGGTGAGTTTTCATTGGAGGATAAGGTACAGAACGTTTTTGACGCATTTGGCGATGATGTGATTCACTATCCAATGGGTCATACTTATATGTTAATGGCGTATATGACAACCCAAATGAAAATGAAGGAAGTCGTTGTATTGGGAAGTACGGATTCAGAGAATAACGTTATCACACATTTGCACAAGGAGTTTCATCCAAACTTAACTTATCTGGCAAACGAGGATTCCTCTTTATTTACTGGTGTTGCTGATTTTGCGGCAGGTTATTCCAAGGTCAATGATCAGGAAACCTATTATGTATGTGAAAATTTTGTTTGCTACAAACCACTGACCAGTGAAAATGAAGCAATCGAGCTTATAAATGGCGACAAAGAGTCATAAATTTAATAAATAACAGCTGCGTTGGCTATATAAAATATAGGATAAAATAGTACATCATGATTGGTGTGCTATTTTATTTTGGGTCTTTCCACTACTAATTATCTCATCTATGATTCATTTATATTATAATGAATGTAAATATTCTATAAATTAAATAAACGAAATTGAGGGATTCTATGAAAACAATTCAGTGGGGTATTATTGGACTTGGTAACATAGCAGAACGTTTTGCGAAAACGGTGAAAGCAATGGATGGCGTTACTTTAAAAGCAGTCGCCTCCAGGACGAAGGATCACGCGCTCGAATTTGGCCGAAAATACGGGGTTGAAGAAAAATTTTGTTATGGTACATATGATGAGCTAATACAGGATGAACAAATTGATGCTATTTATATCGCTGTTCCACACCCATTTCATAAAGAAAATGCGATTCGTTGTTTAAACCATGGAAAAGCCGTGCTTTGTGAAAAGCCTGTTACAATGAATAAAGAAGAAGTTCAAGAAGTCATCCATGCTGCTAAAGAGAATAAGGTCTTCTTTATGGAAGCGATGAAATCACGCTTTATGCCAATTAATAAAGAAATAAGAAACCTCGTCAAGGAAGGTGTCATTGGAGAGCCTACTTTCATGAGAGCGGAACTCGGTTTTAAAGGAGAATTTGATCCGAAGGGGCGCATATTTAACCGAGAACTTGGCGGAGGAGCATTATTAGATATCGGGATTTATCCTATCTCATATTGCGCTTATTTACTTGGAAATAAACCAAAATCGATTCAAAGCTCATTACAATATGGAGTAACAGATGTAGATGAAAATGGGACTATACAATTAAGCTATGACAATGGATCGTTTGCTCAAATTTACTGTACGATAAGGGCAAATACACGAAAAGATGCAAGTCTATTAGGCACAGACGGCAGTATTTATATACCGTATTTTTCAAATGCCCAGTCCGCAACAATCACCACCCCAAATAAAGAATGGACGATTGAAGAACCTTTCGAATTAACTGGATTTGAATATCAAATCCGTGAAGTAGGCCGATGCCTTCAAGAAGGTGTGCTTGAGAGTCCACAAATGACTTGGCATGATTCTATTGAAGTCATGGATATCGTTGATCAAATATTTGCTAATAATGTTTTAAAAGGATGAGAGGAGAGCCAATTAGGCTCTCTTTTTTTAGAAGATTTATTGGTTACGAGGTGTATGAAAATGAGTAATTTAAGACAAGAAAATGGGTAGAAGGGTCACGATTAAGCCAACCACTAATAAAATTGTCCCAAAAATACGAGATAACAATTCTTCGTCACCTGAAACACCGTTCCACAAAACAAGATTCACTAAGAAGAGGGCTTTATTCCTTAATACTAAAAAACCAATAAACATAATAAAAATACCAATGATTAAGACTGCTAAAGTCTCCACATTCATTCACCTCCGAAATATTCTTCACACTCTTCTTTGTTTATTTTAACATAAATATCCAGTTTACTTTATGAGAATTAAGGATTGAGAACGGGTGTTTATTTGCCAGATTCCCCTAAAAAGACAAAGATAATAAAAAAATTTCAATAAAATAAAAACGAGAACCTACCATATATGCAAAAAAAACACTTGACATAATCAGGGTGTTGATTCTCACTTTATTGTTTATTGATTTCCAGTGTGGGTATATTTTAACTGTGAAGCAAATATTATCCGAACAAAAATTGCTAGGAGGAATATAACATGAATAAAACAGTTTATGGAGTTTACACACAAAGTGCAGAAGTCGTACAGGCTATTAATAGTTTGAAAGCAAAAGGGTATGATAGTTCTGATATTACTGTAGTCGCAGATAATGCAGATAAATTAGATTTGATGGGAAATTACACGATAGATAAAGATGTTAAAACAGTATCAAATGATGAAGATTCCTTTATGGATAAAGTAGCAAAATTCTTTACATTGGATACTAATAATCCAGTTGAAGAGAAAATGAGAACGGACTATGGTTTTACTTCTGAAGAAAGTGCACGCTATGCAGAAGAAGTGAACAACGGAAAAGTTTTAGTTCTTGTTGATCAAGATGCACAGCTTGGAGATACAATTGGCATGGATCGTACTGAAGATCTGAATTCAGGAGCAAATGCTTCTGCCGCTCTTAATACAACTGATCGTTTGGCAAATGATGATACACTAACTGACGAAGAAAGAAGAATTAAACTTCGCGAAGAACGATTAAACGTTGATAAAAATGAAGTGAAAACTGGAGAAGTAATTGTTAATAAAAAAGTAACGGAAACACAAAAAGAAGTTGAAGTACCAGTGGACCATGAAGAAGTTTATATTGAGCGACGTAAAGTAACAGATCGTGATACGACAGATCAATTGGGTGCTATCACTGACAATGAAGAAATTCGTATCCCTGTAACAGAGGAAAAAATAGAAGTGACCAAAAAGCCAGTTGTAACTGATGAGATTGTGATCGGTAAAGAAAAAGTTACAGATACCAAAACCGTTCAAGATACCGTTAAAAAAGAAGATGTTCAGGTTGACAAGGATGGTAATCCATTTGTAAATGATCATAATACAACTACTCGTATGGAGGGTACCTCTGTACAGGATTCTTCGTTAACAGACGAAGATACAGACCGTTTAACTGCAAAGCCATATCAAAAAAATAAGATTGATACTGATAATCTTTAAGAGTAATATAAAAAAAGCTGTCTCATTGAGACAGCTTTTTTTTAGCTTAAAGACTTTTTAACTTTGCATTGAGTTTATTTACGTATTCCATCAATGCTTGATACTCCTCGATTTCTAATCCACATTCCTCAATTTTCGACTTAATGGAATCAATGATATTATTTTTTTGCTTATATGCTTTTTCTTGCAGAGAGATCAGCATCATGCGTTCGTCCGTCTTAGACCGTTCTTTTATTAGCCATCCGCTTTGCTGCATCCTTGAAATAATGGGATTTAACGTCCCAGTTCCCATATTCAGCTTTTGCCCAAGCTCTTTCATTGGAACTTGATCTTGCTCCCATAAGCTCAATAAAACTAAGTATTGCGGATACGTTAAGCCAAATGGCTTTAAAACATTAGAATATAGCCTCGTAAATTCATTGGTAGTTTCGTATAAAACAAAGCATAACTGTTTGTTTAATGCAACATCCTTCTCCATAACCTATCACTTTTCCAATTCTTCTTCTATATCTTTTTTAATTTTTTCGGGAGCGGTGGTTGGAGCATAACGCTCGACAACTTGACCTTTTTTATCAATTAAAAATTTAGTGAAATTCCATTTGATTTTTTTGCTAAGGAGACCTTTCTGTTCAGTCGTTAAATACTGAAAAAGCGGGTCAGCATGATCACCATTTACATCGATTTTCGCAAAAATCGGGAATGTAACTCCATAGTTTATTTGGCAAAACTCGGTGGTTTTATTAATATCATCATATTCCTGACTATTAAATTGGTCGCATGGGAATCCTAATACCTCAAAGCCTTGGCTGTTAAATTTTTTATATAACTCCTGAAGTCCTTTAAATTGAGGCGCCAGCCCACATTTACTGGCTGTATTAACGATAAGGAGAGGCTTGCCTTCATATTCTTTTAAAGATTGCAATTTGCCGTTTGTCTTTTTTACTTCAAAATCGTAAACACTTTTCATCGTATTCCTCCCTTTATATCGTGTACGATATAACTATACAATATATGGTAGGGTGAAACAAAATTTAAAGCTATACGTATAAGGTAATAGAAGGAAATAGACAGTGAAAAGTATAGCTGGTAAACTATTATAAACTTAATAGAGGTGAATTATTTTGGGAAAACGATTGACGTGTATGCATGCACATCATTCAAATATTCATTATATTGACGAGGCATTCTCACCCTATGAGGTAGACCTTATACACTTTGTGGATCCAGGTTTAATGAGTCGTTTAACTCATGATTTATCTTTTCAAAAAGAACAAGCTGGTATGAAAATTGCAGAACAAATAAACTGGATGGAGAGCTGTCAGGTAGATGGGATTCTTCTGACATGTACAAATTATATTGCTCTGTTACAGGAAGAACATGTAACATCCAAACTACCAATATATAAAATAGACGAGCCTTTTTTCGAAGCAATCTGCGGGGTTACTGAACCACAGACTATATTCTTTTCGAATCCAGGAACTGTAAAGGGAACGATGGACCGACTTCATCAATATGCTGCTATAAAGGGAAAGACATTACCTATTAATGTTCATGTTATAGAAGGTACATTCGATTTAATGATGAAGGGGATGACTGAACAATATAACGAAAAAATAGCGGAATATATTACGTTATATCGTCAAAAATCTCAAGATATCCTATCAGTTGGTCAACTATCTATGTATGATGGTGCTAAACAAACAGGTCTTGAGATTATTAATCCGTTGGATACGCTGGTAAAACCGATCGTCCGTGGACTAGGTTTAAATAAAAGCTAAAATAAAAATGGAGGTAATCCTATGCTGAAAAAATTATCGAAGAAATCAAAATTTGCTATCGCTGCTGCCGGATTATATTTAGTATTACCTACAGACGTGATACCTGACTTTATTATCGGTTTCGGCCAAGTGGATGATTTAGCCGTAGCGGGCTATGTTTTTAAGACAATCTATGAAGATCTTAAAAAATCAAAAAAAGCTATTAATCAGTAACTAAGTTGAGAATATCTGATAAGGAATGTCCCGCAATTCAGTGTTCGTACGAATCAGATGAGGTTTATGAAAACTTACTGATAAGCTAATTAGCATTGAGAACTGGTTGTTTTCAGATGCGTACTGTAAAAGTGGTTACTCCTTCTAGTATTATGTATAATTGTTAAATTTAGCAGGTAGACATAGCTGTTTGCTTCTTTCATAATGATGGGCGAAGGCTATGAATACTTGATATTATACATAATATAGAGAAAGAAGGACTTATTTTGAGAGCACAAAGAAAATCATTTGGAATCGCGTTACTACTATGGTTTCTTCTCGGAACCATTGGAGCTCATAGAATGTATATACATGAACGTATCCATTATATCTTTTGGTATTGGTTAGCGGTTATGTGTACATTTTCTATCATTCTATGGATTGATCTGTTTAGATTGAAAGGTATGATTGATAGACAGTATTACTACGACCGCGGTAAATATGGGGTTTAAATTTATGTAGTATTTAATGCTAGAGGGGGTTAAGAACCCCCTCTTTGTAGTTTTATTACACTCAATTTATTTTACTTAATAGTCTAAATGGATTATTAAAAGATATATGGCCCTTACCTATATCTGGCTATGTGATTATATATTTCACTAAGGTTTTTAAAACCTGCTTCCTGGGCTTTTGATAGATAATAGCCCCATAAGCGGGCCGTCATGAAGGCATCTCCCAATGCGTGATGTCTATTTTTGATTTCTATCCCGCATCCAGCACATAAGTCTTCTAAGGCATTTGAGCTGCTGACGGGATTAAATAGTTGTGTTAAGAAAGAAGTATCAAGGATTCTATGCTGGAATTTTGTTCGAGTCACGTCCCAAGTGAACTTGTGCATAAAGCTTTGCTCATGCTGAGAATGATGGGCAACCAGACTTTTAGTCGAGACAAATTTAAAGAAATTCATCAGGACATCTGAACTCTCCGGAGCGGCTTGAAGTTCTTTACCTGTAATATTCGTTAGAGAAGTAATTTCAGGAGATAAAGGGATGTCCGTCTTAATCAGTGAATAGAAGCTTTCTTCAGTTAATATCTCACATCCATGCATTTTCACAGCACCTATAGAGATCATCTGATCACCTTTGTCAGGGAAAAATCCTGTTGTTTCGATGTCAAACACAACCACATCAAGCTGATCAAGAGGACAATTTAGATCGTCCTTTTTACGCGCTTCCTTTTCTAGCTGTCGCATAAAAGAGATATTTTGCGGAGTTGCTTGCCCCTGTACACCGGCGAGTACGTTCGAACTGATCTTACCGCTCATTCCTCTGAAAAATTCGATAAAATCATTCATTCCCATTCTGATCACCCTTTGCCGCAAGCATTTTCACATATTCAGTCAGTTGAATCCCATCCTTGATTATGTCCTTAACATTTTTCTTTTCTACTTTCGATAGCTTATTCACAGCCAAGTAATGTCCGGATTCATAGTCTGTATGAATTCCATAGACCAGCCGATATGTTTGTAGTTTGGCAAACTGATTAGCATATTTTTCTCGATTTTGTTTTGGTAGAACAGAATCCGGTACACCTTTAAGCCTATCGATAGTGGTGGTTGCATTTAATTTCTCATTGATTGCTAGAATTCTTCCGGCATTCACATATGGGTATATAGCAGATTCCTTTATATTTAAACAGCCAGAATATGGGCCGTGAGTTTCTAAAAGTAACTGTCCGAATACACCAATCGTTTTTTTTATATGCATTGTATTATCCAGGATACGGGTTAATAAATGTTTTTCATCAATTAGTTGATAAGAATACTGTTTTAATTGCCGTATAAACCTTTCCTCGCCCAGAAATGCTCGACTATCCATAAAAGTAAGCAAATAACGGATAGATTCCCATGAAGCATCATCTATCCAATCATTTAATTGTTGCATCCACTGATTGTATGATCTGCACCAGAAAGGATTACTTGCCATCACTTTACCTTCACAAAGGCTATATCCAACTTGCATTAACCCCTCGGATATTTCTTTCCCCAGCGATAAGAAATAATTTCGCACTTCTGGATGATTGTGTTCAAAAATGATCCCATGGTCCTGATCGCTCCAGATACCTTGTTCTTTTCGACCGGCACTTCCCATAACAAAAAAGCAAAAAGGGGAGGGAGGAGACCCAAATATTTGGGTTGTCTTATTAAAAGCTATCGTGATGGTCTGCCTTATAATCTCGTCATGAAGCAAATTCAGTTCATCAGGGCTTAAGGTTATTGAATTAAATTGCTGTTTTCGATAAGCCCATATTTTTGAATAGTCCTGATTTTCGGTTTCCATTCAGACGCTCCTTAATGGAAATGATCCCCTGAACTAAGCACAGTTCAGGGGATACCATTTACATGATAGATTTATCAGTTGTTTCATTTTTAAGTAATTCAGGGTAACCATATGCGCCATGTTCACTCATATCCAATCCCATTATTTCTTCTTCCTCCGTAACACGAAGGCCGCGCATCACTTTTTTCATACCTAATAAAAGAATATAGGATACCAGAAAAGCAAATGCTCCGCATACAACGACACCCAAAGCTTGAACACCTAATTGGCTAAAGCCGCCGCCGTAAAATAAACCAGCTTTTCCGACAGTGGCCAGCTCTTTTGTAGCAAAAAAGCCAGTGGATAAGGTGCCCCATATTCCAGCAGCTCCATGAACGGAAAGAGCATAGATTGGATCATCAATTTTTCGAGCTTCAAAGAAACGGATGCTATAAAATACTAGAATTCCAGCAACAAATCCAATAACTACGGATGCCCAAGCTTCAACGAATGCACAGGATGCCGTAATGGCAACCAGACCGGCTAATGCTCCATTTAACATCATGGACACATCTGCTTTCCCCATGACAATCCAAGAAATAATCATGGCAGCTATCGTTCCAGCAGCCGCGGCAAGATTCGTATTAACTGCAACAAATCCAAAGAATCCTGCATCCACTGCTACCGTACTGCCGGCATTGAAACCGAACCATCCAACCCAAAGCAATAAAACACTTAATGCTGTGTATACTTGGTTATGTCCATATAAGTTATTAGCTGAGCCATCTTTATTAAATTTACCGATACGCGGTTTCAAATGGATCGTAGCTGCCAAAGCTGCCATGGCACCAGTTAAGTGAACAACAGTGGAACCGGCAAAATCTTGTTTACCATGATCAGCTAACCAGCCACCGCCCCAAATCCAGTGAGCGATAGGAGGGTAAACAAGGGCAGAGAATAAAACGGCGAAGAGTACATATACACCCATTTTCGCTCGTTCTGCAAATCCCCCAAAAGCAATAGTTATCGATATTCCGGCAAAGGCTGTTTGGAATAAAAAGAATACGGCTCCAGATAAACCAACACCATCGAGATCATACCCAGAGTAAAAGAAGTCAGATAAACCAATGAATTTACTTAAACCAGCTCCATCCCCAAATATGAATCCAAAGCCTATTGCCCAAAAGACAATAGAAGAAATTCCGAATGTAAGAATCGTTTTACCTGCGATATGTCCAGCATTTTTCATTCGAGTGGATCCAGTCTCTAGCAGGATAAAGCCACCAATCATCAAGATGACTAACACTGCTCCCACCATCACCCAAAGGCTATTCATTAAAAAAATCGTATCCATAATTCCACACCTTCCTAAGTAAGTTTTCCTTTACTGTCTGTATTGTCGCATCATCAGGGATTGGAATTCTACAACCATGTAAGGAAACCTAACGTGGTTTTTATGGAAAGGAGTGGAAGTGTATGTGCAAAAGGAGATAAACCGGTCTAGTTGTATTTTTGAACACCAAATTGAGCATTTAATTGCCCTTGAATCATTTTTTTGTGCGTTTTAGCTGCATCTTCTTTTTTCTTTTCTCTAAGCATTTCTTGCCTGATCTCATAGGTCTGTATGCCGTCTTCAATTTTTTCAGCTATATCCATTAATAATTCTATATCTGTAAAAGAATATTTCCGACTTCCGCCATTGTTTCTAGCAGGAAAAATGAGTTTACGTTCTTCGTAATAACGGATTTGCCTTTCCGATAACCCAGTTAATTCTTTGACAACACCGATTGTTATGACTTTTTTATCTTTATATGAAGTCTCCTGGCTCACCTGCAATCCCCCTAAATATAGTAAAATGTACCTTGATATTATCTCACATAGATAGAATTAAAAATACTGAAAATTCAAAAATCAACATCAAAAAATTCTTGATAATCTATGCAGTTGTAAAAAATATATGTCAGAACATCTCCCAAACACCTTGAGATTAACTGTAAACAAGTAATAATCAACTATATAGCAATTCATATAGCCTTATTTAGGGGGGGAGGGAGCTATG
Coding sequences:
- a CDS encoding thioredoxin domain-containing protein, which gives rise to MNEKASPNRLINEKSPYLLQHAYNPVDWFPWGKEAFEKAKQENKPVFVSIGYSTCHWCHVMERESFEDEEVASVINERFVSIKVDREERPDLDSIYMSVCQVMTGQGGWPLNVFLTPDQVPFYAGTYFPKHSRYGRPGIIDVITQLHDTYINEPHKIEMTGERIKDAIMPPKQETSSEKLTMTAINAAVQQFKRVFDEQYGGFGSAPKFPTPHNLMFLLRYFHMTKDQEALNMVLKTLEGLSRGGIYDHIGYGFSRYSTDELYLVPHFEKMLYDNAMLLMAYTEAYQVTGENSHQVISEQIIEYVLRDMRHPDGGFYSAEDADSEGVEGKFYIWDYFEIFDHLDEDVAELYCAVYDITPEGNFEGENIPNLIREPIDSFAAHNDLDAAEVRKQLEEARKVLFNVREERVHPHKDDKILTAWNGLMIAALAKAGRVYNHQEALVAAKSAIQFIEQNLIVDGRVMVRYRDGEVKQEGFIDDYAYLLWAYIELYETTFDLSYLKKAKTLTHQMIELFWDGENGGFYFYGEDNEELLIRPKDVYDGALPSGNSVATLQMLRLARLTGEFSLEDKVQNVFDAFGDDVIHYPMGHTYMLMAYMTTQMKMKEVVVLGSTDSENNVITHLHKEFHPNLTYLANEDSSLFTGVADFAAGYSKVNDQETYYVCENFVCYKPLTSENEAIELINGDKES
- a CDS encoding Gfo/Idh/MocA family protein, producing MKTIQWGIIGLGNIAERFAKTVKAMDGVTLKAVASRTKDHALEFGRKYGVEEKFCYGTYDELIQDEQIDAIYIAVPHPFHKENAIRCLNHGKAVLCEKPVTMNKEEVQEVIHAAKENKVFFMEAMKSRFMPINKEIRNLVKEGVIGEPTFMRAELGFKGEFDPKGRIFNRELGGGALLDIGIYPISYCAYLLGNKPKSIQSSLQYGVTDVDENGTIQLSYDNGSFAQIYCTIRANTRKDASLLGTDGSIYIPYFSNAQSATITTPNKEWTIEEPFELTGFEYQIREVGRCLQEGVLESPQMTWHDSIEVMDIVDQIFANNVLKG
- a CDS encoding YsnF/AvaK domain-containing protein; translation: MNKTVYGVYTQSAEVVQAINSLKAKGYDSSDITVVADNADKLDLMGNYTIDKDVKTVSNDEDSFMDKVAKFFTLDTNNPVEEKMRTDYGFTSEESARYAEEVNNGKVLVLVDQDAQLGDTIGMDRTEDLNSGANASAALNTTDRLANDDTLTDEERRIKLREERLNVDKNEVKTGEVIVNKKVTETQKEVEVPVDHEEVYIERRKVTDRDTTDQLGAITDNEEIRIPVTEEKIEVTKKPVVTDEIVIGKEKVTDTKTVQDTVKKEDVQVDKDGNPFVNDHNTTTRMEGTSVQDSSLTDEDTDRLTAKPYQKNKIDTDNL
- a CDS encoding MarR family winged helix-turn-helix transcriptional regulator — encoded protein: MEKDVALNKQLCFVLYETTNEFTRLYSNVLKPFGLTYPQYLVLLSLWEQDQVPMKELGQKLNMGTGTLNPIISRMQQSGWLIKERSKTDERMMLISLQEKAYKQKNNIIDSIKSKIEECGLEIEEYQALMEYVNKLNAKLKSL
- a CDS encoding glutathione peroxidase, producing MKSVYDFEVKKTNGKLQSLKEYEGKPLLIVNTASKCGLAPQFKGLQELYKKFNSQGFEVLGFPCDQFNSQEYDDINKTTEFCQINYGVTFPIFAKIDVNGDHADPLFQYLTTEQKGLLSKKIKWNFTKFLIDKKGQVVERYAPTTAPEKIKKDIEEELEK
- a CDS encoding YkvA family protein; this translates as MLKKLSKKSKFAIAAAGLYLVLPTDVIPDFIIGFGQVDDLAVAGYVFKTIYEDLKKSKKAINQ
- a CDS encoding NINE protein, coding for MRAQRKSFGIALLLWFLLGTIGAHRMYIHERIHYIFWYWLAVMCTFSIILWIDLFRLKGMIDRQYYYDRGKYGV
- a CDS encoding exonuclease domain-containing protein, producing MGMNDFIEFFRGMSGKISSNVLAGVQGQATPQNISFMRQLEKEARKKDDLNCPLDQLDVVVFDIETTGFFPDKGDQMISIGAVKMHGCEILTEESFYSLIKTDIPLSPEITSLTNITGKELQAAPESSDVLMNFFKFVSTKSLVAHHSQHEQSFMHKFTWDVTRTKFQHRILDTSFLTQLFNPVSSSNALEDLCAGCGIEIKNRHHALGDAFMTARLWGYYLSKAQEAGFKNLSEIYNHIARYR
- a CDS encoding DUF294 nucleotidyltransferase-like domain-containing protein, producing the protein METENQDYSKIWAYRKQQFNSITLSPDELNLLHDEIIRQTITIAFNKTTQIFGSPPSPFCFFVMGSAGRKEQGIWSDQDHGIIFEHNHPEVRNYFLSLGKEISEGLMQVGYSLCEGKVMASNPFWCRSYNQWMQQLNDWIDDASWESIRYLLTFMDSRAFLGEERFIRQLKQYSYQLIDEKHLLTRILDNTMHIKKTIGVFGQLLLETHGPYSGCLNIKESAIYPYVNAGRILAINEKLNATTTIDRLKGVPDSVLPKQNREKYANQFAKLQTYRLVYGIHTDYESGHYLAVNKLSKVEKKNVKDIIKDGIQLTEYVKMLAAKGDQNGNE
- a CDS encoding ammonium transporter gives rise to the protein MDTIFLMNSLWVMVGAVLVILMIGGFILLETGSTRMKNAGHIAGKTILTFGISSIVFWAIGFGFIFGDGAGLSKFIGLSDFFYSGYDLDGVGLSGAVFFLFQTAFAGISITIAFGGFAERAKMGVYVLFAVLFSALVYPPIAHWIWGGGWLADHGKQDFAGSTVVHLTGAMAALAATIHLKPRIGKFNKDGSANNLYGHNQVYTALSVLLLWVGWFGFNAGSTVAVDAGFFGFVAVNTNLAAAAGTIAAMIISWIVMGKADVSMMLNGALAGLVAITASCAFVEAWASVVIGFVAGILVFYSIRFFEARKIDDPIYALSVHGAAGIWGTLSTGFFATKELATVGKAGLFYGGGFSQLGVQALGVVVCGAFAFLVSYILLLGMKKVMRGLRVTEEEEIMGLDMSEHGAYGYPELLKNETTDKSIM
- a CDS encoding MerR family transcriptional regulator, which encodes MSQETSYKDKKVITIGVVKELTGLSERQIRYYEERKLIFPARNNGGSRKYSFTDIELLMDIAEKIEDGIQTYEIRQEMLREKKKEDAAKTHKKMIQGQLNAQFGVQKYN